In one window of Pirellulales bacterium DNA:
- a CDS encoding FAD-binding oxidoreductase, which translates to MHDTAGHIPLTSTLHPADTAEVTAIVERAYHDDTAIYPIGGGTSLEFGAKAGRPGLGLRLDRLQRIVDYPARDMTITVEAGISCATLATTLAAQGQRLPIDVPRSEQATLGGAIATNTAGPRRFGYGTLRDYVIGISAVDGRGVAFKGGGRVVKNVAGYDFCKLLTGSLGTLGIITQVTFKVRPQVEASALAACCVADWQQAERVLGGLTTSQTTPVAVELLAGPDWLDDPALAGLDATLPARVVLGFEGTHVEVAWQLEQIDREWRSAGVGAATVVAEQQVPGCWQRLTDFPEAASALDRGAAAVVKLSVLPSRLVELVAAIRGRMPDASIQAHAGNGICVVRLPQTALAPGPALWREFLWPQVQRASGHAVVLASADDHLRTPELVWGPPDAARHLMTAVKQQFDPRGLLNPGRFVY; encoded by the coding sequence TTGCACGACACCGCTGGACATATACCGCTGACTTCGACGCTGCACCCGGCCGACACGGCCGAGGTGACCGCGATCGTCGAGCGCGCCTATCACGACGATACGGCGATCTACCCGATCGGTGGCGGCACGAGCCTAGAGTTTGGCGCAAAGGCGGGTCGTCCGGGGCTCGGGCTGCGGCTCGACCGTTTGCAACGCATCGTCGATTACCCCGCCCGGGACATGACGATCACCGTCGAGGCGGGGATTTCCTGTGCCACGCTGGCGACGACATTGGCGGCCCAGGGGCAGCGGCTGCCGATCGACGTACCGCGCTCGGAGCAGGCCACGCTCGGCGGTGCGATCGCGACGAATACTGCCGGGCCGCGGCGATTCGGTTACGGCACGCTACGCGATTATGTAATCGGAATCTCGGCGGTCGACGGCCGGGGCGTGGCGTTCAAGGGCGGCGGCCGCGTGGTCAAGAATGTCGCCGGCTATGACTTCTGTAAATTGTTGACCGGCTCGCTGGGGACACTGGGCATCATCACTCAGGTCACGTTCAAGGTCCGTCCGCAGGTAGAGGCCTCGGCGCTGGCCGCTTGCTGCGTGGCCGATTGGCAGCAGGCCGAGCGCGTGCTAGGCGGGCTGACCACTTCGCAGACTACGCCTGTGGCTGTCGAACTCCTGGCCGGACCCGACTGGCTGGACGATCCGGCGCTGGCGGGGCTCGACGCGACTCTACCGGCACGCGTCGTGCTCGGCTTCGAGGGTACCCACGTCGAGGTTGCCTGGCAGCTCGAGCAGATCGATCGTGAGTGGCGTTCCGCTGGCGTCGGGGCGGCGACTGTCGTTGCCGAGCAGCAGGTGCCGGGATGCTGGCAGCGCCTGACCGATTTTCCCGAGGCCGCTAGCGCGCTGGACCGCGGCGCGGCAGCCGTCGTCAAACTGTCCGTCTTACCCAGCCGACTCGTCGAACTCGTGGCGGCGATTCGCGGGCGCATGCCGGATGCTTCGATCCAGGCCCACGCGGGCAACGGCATCTGCGTCGTGCGGCTGCCGCAGACTGCGCTGGCCCCAGGGCCGGCCTTGTGGCGCGAATTCCTCTGGCCACAAGTGCAGCGCGCCTCCGGGCACGCGGTCGTGCTCGCATCGGCCGACGATCATTTGCGCACGCCCGAGCTGGTTTGGGGGCCACCGGACGCGGCGCGGCACTTGATGACCGCCGTCAAGCAACAGTTCGACCCTCGGGGTCTGCTCAACCCGGGACGATTTGTGTACTAA
- a CDS encoding 4Fe-4S dicluster domain-containing protein, with amino-acid sequence MTAPQFASPAPCKNPGAGIDYEYFLDCVHCGLCTASCPTFLETGNENDSPRGRIYLMRAVTDGRLELSPEVRGHLDLCLDCRNCETACPSGVQYGRLIEPFRAAMEQGGDLPPKSSDWFHRWILFGMFPHPARMRAALWPARLAQRLGLMRLAESLGLIGLLPPRLRQLVQMLPPLGASEPELPEFLPAIGPRRARVALFTGCVADVMFRGTNWATARVLQQNGCDVVVPRAQKCCGAIYYHAGSAEPARALADDNVAAFAAPEVDAVIVNVAGCSSMLKDYGHAWDDAQAARREQLAAKVKDVNEFLDGLGLIAPRGEIAAVATYHDACHLAHAQKIREAPRRLLAQVPGLQLRELVESELCCGAAGTYNLTQPEMAGRLARRKLANIDATGAEWVITANAGCLLQIAREARTQRRPLRVLHPMDVLDMSYRGAKLPS; translated from the coding sequence ATGACCGCACCGCAATTCGCATCCCCGGCACCGTGCAAGAATCCCGGCGCGGGAATCGACTACGAGTACTTCCTCGATTGCGTGCATTGCGGCTTGTGCACCGCGTCGTGCCCGACGTTTCTCGAGACGGGCAACGAGAACGACAGCCCGCGCGGACGCATCTATCTGATGCGGGCCGTGACCGATGGACGCCTCGAATTGTCTCCCGAGGTGCGCGGCCACTTGGACCTGTGTCTCGATTGCCGCAATTGCGAGACGGCCTGCCCATCGGGCGTGCAATATGGCCGCTTGATCGAGCCGTTTCGGGCCGCGATGGAACAAGGCGGTGACCTGCCGCCCAAGTCGTCCGACTGGTTCCATCGCTGGATCTTGTTCGGCATGTTTCCGCATCCGGCGCGGATGCGCGCGGCGCTCTGGCCGGCGCGCCTCGCGCAGCGGCTGGGACTGATGCGCCTGGCCGAGAGCTTGGGACTCATCGGGCTGTTGCCACCCCGTCTGCGGCAACTCGTGCAGATGCTGCCGCCGCTCGGCGCGAGCGAGCCGGAGCTGCCCGAGTTTCTGCCGGCGATCGGCCCGCGCCGCGCGCGTGTGGCGCTGTTCACAGGCTGCGTGGCCGACGTGATGTTTCGTGGTACGAACTGGGCCACGGCCCGGGTGTTGCAGCAGAACGGCTGCGACGTGGTCGTGCCGCGCGCTCAAAAATGCTGCGGCGCGATTTACTACCACGCCGGCAGTGCCGAACCGGCGCGGGCCCTGGCCGATGACAACGTCGCCGCCTTCGCTGCCCCGGAGGTCGACGCCGTGATCGTCAATGTGGCCGGGTGCAGCTCGATGTTGAAGGATTACGGCCACGCCTGGGACGACGCTCAGGCCGCGCGACGCGAGCAGCTCGCGGCCAAGGTCAAGGACGTCAACGAGTTTCTCGACGGCCTGGGTCTGATCGCGCCGCGGGGTGAGATCGCCGCGGTGGCGACCTATCACGACGCCTGCCACCTGGCCCATGCCCAGAAGATTCGCGAGGCTCCGCGCCGCCTGCTGGCCCAAGTGCCGGGGCTGCAACTACGCGAGCTGGTCGAGAGCGAGCTGTGCTGCGGTGCCGCGGGGACCTACAACCTCACGCAACCCGAGATGGCCGGGCGCCTGGCACGCCGCAAACTGGCCAATATCGACGCGACCGGCGCTGAATGGGTGATTACCGCGAACGCCGGGTGCTTATTGCAGATTGCCCGCGAGGCCCGGACACAGCGTCGCCCGCTGAGGGTGTTGCATCCGATGGACGTGCTCGACATGAGCTACCGGGGCGCGAAGCTGCCATCGTAA
- a CDS encoding substrate-binding domain-containing protein yields the protein MLRTGELPVMLRAQTLGLMLLAGCLASAGCSSETGSNSGSASSTPAAGGRIVLLMNGDSPFWDAVRVGIQAAAKELGVNAALDNNDATPGGQINRLRQYNTQNDILGVAVSVTDAANAAIADELKKLQTRGVKVVTIDSDVDRSKYRDARFAFIGTDNLEGGRQLGITARNLRPDGGQFVTFVGRTGAQNAIERIGGFCEGAGDKFQELDKMGDENDRTRARENVRNAIRNHPGLTTLVGIWSYNAPAIVDVVRETQSRSKYNVVVFDAEPLAIQQMSAGDIDAMVVQNPYEMGYQGVRLLNALVKDDQETIKAMLPQHGQPDGDLYDTGLKVVVPDEGSPLKAELFGAKTQFLKLSEFRAWLDKYNLKGS from the coding sequence ATGCTTCGCACGGGAGAGCTACCGGTGATGTTGCGCGCCCAGACGCTGGGATTGATGTTGCTGGCCGGTTGCCTGGCCAGCGCCGGCTGTTCGTCGGAGACCGGTTCCAATTCGGGTTCCGCGTCCTCGACACCCGCTGCCGGCGGGCGGATCGTCCTGCTGATGAACGGCGACTCGCCGTTTTGGGACGCCGTGCGCGTGGGCATTCAAGCCGCGGCAAAGGAACTCGGTGTCAACGCCGCGCTCGACAACAACGACGCGACCCCCGGCGGCCAGATCAATCGGCTGCGGCAGTACAACACGCAGAACGACATCCTGGGCGTGGCGGTTTCGGTGACTGATGCGGCCAATGCCGCCATCGCCGACGAGCTCAAGAAGCTCCAGACCCGGGGTGTGAAGGTTGTCACGATCGACTCCGACGTCGATCGGAGCAAGTATCGCGACGCGCGGTTCGCTTTCATCGGCACCGACAATCTGGAAGGCGGCCGGCAACTCGGTATCACGGCCCGCAATCTCCGTCCCGACGGCGGGCAATTCGTCACCTTCGTCGGCCGCACCGGCGCCCAAAACGCCATCGAGCGGATCGGCGGTTTCTGCGAGGGTGCCGGGGACAAGTTTCAAGAACTCGACAAGATGGGCGATGAGAATGACCGCACGCGTGCCCGGGAAAACGTGCGCAACGCGATCCGCAACCATCCCGGCCTGACGACGCTCGTCGGTATCTGGTCGTACAACGCCCCCGCCATCGTCGACGTCGTCCGCGAAACGCAATCGAGGTCGAAATACAACGTCGTCGTGTTCGACGCCGAGCCGCTGGCGATCCAGCAGATGTCCGCAGGGGACATCGACGCGATGGTCGTACAGAACCCGTACGAGATGGGCTACCAGGGCGTGCGGCTGCTGAATGCCTTGGTGAAAGACGACCAGGAAACGATCAAGGCCATGCTCCCGCAGCATGGCCAGCCGGACGGCGACTTGTACGACACGGGCTTGAAGGTCGTGGTGCCCGACGAGGGCTCACCGCTCAAAGCCGAGCTGTTCGGTGCGAAGACACAGTTTCTCAAGCTGTCGGAGTTTCGCGCCTGGCTCGACAAGTACAACCTGAAGGGATCGTGA
- a CDS encoding sugar ABC transporter ATP-binding protein, which yields MTAEPHLQIEHVTKRYPGVVALDDVSLSVRRGSLHAIVGENGAGKSTLMKILAGVVTQYEGCVRVAGREMQFRGTRDAEAAGISIIHQELNLVEELSVAANVFLGRERRTAWGLLDERAMLREATALLAELECAVPADRPVGRLRVGDQQLVEIAKALSLAADVLILDEPTSALTEAESARLERILARLRQRGVTMLYISHKMDEVFRLADTITVLRDGRHVRTMPRAETTPREVTHLMVGREIEAAEARTPGPPGEVVLSVDRLSLPWPGHARHWRLHEVSLELRRGEIVGIAGLVGAGRTELLECLFGASREVPLGQILLDGCPVKFANPSEACRAGMALVTEDRKRLGIFERMNVGQNITLRALAQTLSAGLIYPPLEQRLAQGAIGELGIKTSGPDAAITSLSGGNQQKSIIARWLLTRPKVLLLDDPTRGVDVGAKAELYRLMDQLCRQGLAILVTSSELPELLAVSDRILVLCEGRLTGEFVRGEATEQRIMEAATRVAALAD from the coding sequence ATGACCGCCGAGCCGCATCTGCAGATCGAGCACGTCACGAAGCGGTATCCCGGCGTCGTTGCGCTCGACGACGTTTCGCTCTCCGTGCGCCGCGGCAGCCTGCATGCGATCGTCGGCGAGAACGGCGCAGGCAAGAGCACGCTGATGAAAATCCTCGCTGGCGTGGTTACGCAGTACGAGGGTTGCGTGCGCGTCGCCGGTCGCGAGATGCAATTCCGCGGCACGCGCGATGCCGAGGCGGCCGGCATCAGCATCATCCACCAGGAATTGAACCTGGTGGAAGAACTGTCGGTCGCCGCGAACGTGTTCTTGGGCCGCGAGCGGCGCACCGCGTGGGGGCTACTCGACGAGCGCGCCATGCTGCGCGAGGCGACGGCCCTGCTGGCCGAGCTCGAATGCGCCGTGCCCGCGGATCGGCCCGTCGGGCGATTGCGCGTGGGCGACCAGCAATTAGTCGAGATCGCCAAGGCGTTGTCGCTTGCGGCCGACGTCTTGATTCTCGACGAACCGACCAGTGCACTGACCGAAGCTGAATCGGCGCGGTTGGAGCGCATCCTGGCCAGGCTGCGACAGCGCGGGGTCACCATGCTCTATATCTCGCACAAAATGGACGAGGTGTTTCGCCTGGCCGATACGATCACCGTCTTGCGCGACGGGAGGCACGTGCGGACGATGCCCCGTGCCGAGACGACGCCGCGCGAAGTCACGCATCTGATGGTCGGGCGCGAGATCGAAGCGGCCGAAGCCCGTACGCCGGGCCCCCCGGGCGAAGTGGTGCTGAGCGTCGATCGCCTCAGCTTGCCCTGGCCGGGACACGCCCGGCACTGGCGCCTGCACGAGGTGAGTCTTGAGCTGCGCCGGGGTGAGATCGTCGGCATCGCCGGCCTGGTGGGTGCGGGGCGCACCGAACTACTCGAATGTCTGTTCGGGGCGAGCCGCGAGGTACCCCTGGGCCAGATCCTGCTCGACGGCTGCCCGGTCAAGTTTGCTAATCCGTCCGAGGCGTGCCGCGCGGGCATGGCCCTGGTCACCGAGGACCGCAAGCGCCTGGGCATCTTCGAGCGGATGAACGTCGGGCAGAACATTACGCTCCGCGCGCTGGCGCAGACGCTCTCCGCAGGGCTGATTTATCCGCCCCTGGAGCAGCGACTCGCCCAAGGAGCGATCGGAGAGCTGGGAATCAAGACGTCCGGCCCCGACGCGGCGATCACCAGCCTGAGTGGGGGCAACCAGCAGAAGTCGATCATCGCGCGCTGGCTGCTGACGAGGCCCAAGGTGCTGCTGCTCGACGACCCGACGCGCGGCGTGGACGTGGGCGCGAAGGCTGAGCTGTATCGGCTCATGGACCAGCTCTGCCGCCAGGGTTTGGCGATCCTGGTCACCTCGAGCGAACTGCCCGAGCTGTTGGCCGTGAGCGATCGGATCCTGGTGCTTTGCGAGGGGCGTTTGACTGGCGAATTTGTCCGCGGCGAGGCCACCGAACAGCGGATCATGGAAGCGGCGACCCGGGTGGCGGCGCTCGCCGATTAG
- a CDS encoding ThiF family adenylyltransferase, translated as MPDAPDSPDSLARYARQMLYPPLGREGQERLARGRALVCGCGALGSVIANTLARAGVGHLRLVDRDFLELNNLQRQVLYDEDDVAGDLPKAIAAANKLRRINSAIEIEPVVADVDSGNVLELARDVDVIVDGTDNFETRFLLNDIALRERIPWVYGGCIGAEGQTMTILPGETPCLRCLVRDTPPPGTTPTCDTAGILGPVINVIASLEALEAMKILAGRREAVSRTLTVVHLWDNRIRQVKLDALSSSDCPACQGREFPWLEGTRGSRSAVLCGRNAVQLNPAEPTLISLDEMAARLAGTGEIRRNAFLLRLAVDDYTLTLFPDGRAIIAGTDDPAVARTVYARYVGA; from the coding sequence ATGCCGGACGCCCCCGATTCGCCTGATTCCCTGGCGCGCTATGCGCGCCAGATGCTGTACCCGCCACTGGGCCGCGAGGGACAAGAACGCCTGGCGCGCGGGCGGGCGCTCGTCTGCGGGTGCGGGGCCCTGGGCAGTGTGATCGCCAATACCCTGGCCCGCGCCGGCGTCGGTCACCTGCGTCTGGTCGATCGCGATTTCCTCGAGCTGAACAACCTGCAGCGTCAGGTGCTGTATGACGAGGACGACGTGGCGGGCGATCTGCCCAAGGCCATTGCCGCGGCGAACAAGCTACGCCGCATCAACTCGGCCATCGAGATCGAGCCCGTGGTCGCCGACGTCGATAGCGGCAACGTGCTCGAGCTGGCCCGGGACGTCGACGTGATCGTCGACGGGACCGACAATTTCGAGACGCGATTCCTGCTGAACGACATTGCCTTGCGCGAGCGCATCCCCTGGGTATATGGCGGCTGCATCGGGGCCGAAGGCCAGACGATGACCATCTTGCCGGGCGAGACACCCTGCCTGCGCTGCCTGGTCCGCGACACGCCCCCCCCGGGGACGACGCCCACCTGCGACACGGCTGGCATCCTGGGCCCGGTGATCAATGTGATTGCCTCGCTCGAGGCGCTCGAAGCGATGAAGATCCTGGCCGGCCGCCGCGAGGCGGTCAGTCGGACCCTGACGGTCGTGCACCTCTGGGACAATCGCATCCGGCAGGTAAAGCTCGATGCGCTATCGAGCAGCGACTGCCCGGCCTGCCAGGGCCGGGAGTTTCCCTGGCTCGAAGGCACCCGCGGCAGCCGTTCGGCCGTGCTCTGCGGTCGCAATGCCGTGCAGCTTAATCCGGCCGAACCGACGCTCATCTCGCTCGATGAAATGGCCGCGCGCCTGGCCGGTACGGGCGAGATCCGCCGCAACGCGTTCCTCTTGCGGCTGGCCGTGGACGACTACACGTTAACGCTGTTTCCCGACGGCCGGGCCATCATCGCTGGCACCGACGATCCGGCGGTTGCGCGGACGGTTTATGCGCGCTACGTCGGGGCCTAA
- a CDS encoding serine/threonine protein kinase: protein MKRNRAGRSPTTSAAEAAASRSQPLQVGNWLLEQPLGAGALATVYAARPSQSPGAPLAYAVKLLSPRWQDEPRAVALLRREALVGRTVSHPNLVPVLAAHTQEPPHFLVMPLLEGQSLAARMRSDWSPPLAVALWIGRQLAEAIAALAEAGWIHGDIKPANVLLSPRGHATLIDLGFARRPDEERCAADRPVLGTTSYMAPEVFSSRLQADERSDLYSLGVTLYELLAGRLPFPGESAEQVVACQRGVAPTSLRSIASNVPAAAAELIHALLAKEPLRRPQTAREVADRLASLEIETLLDGRLSSSPTTATPRATSGAVRGPHLQEAANLAGYDGSFAPR, encoded by the coding sequence ATGAAACGCAACCGGGCCGGTCGCTCGCCAACGACCAGCGCCGCCGAGGCCGCAGCTTCGCGCAGCCAGCCCTTGCAGGTAGGGAACTGGCTGCTCGAACAACCGCTCGGTGCCGGCGCCTTGGCAACCGTCTACGCGGCACGGCCGTCACAAAGCCCGGGTGCCCCGTTGGCCTATGCGGTCAAGCTGCTGTCGCCGCGCTGGCAAGACGAACCGCGCGCCGTAGCGCTGTTGCGCCGCGAGGCGCTCGTCGGCCGAACGGTGAGCCATCCGAATCTGGTGCCGGTGCTCGCGGCGCACACGCAAGAGCCGCCCCATTTCCTGGTCATGCCGCTGCTGGAAGGCCAATCTCTCGCCGCGCGGATGCGCTCGGATTGGTCGCCGCCCTTGGCGGTGGCGTTGTGGATCGGCCGCCAATTGGCCGAGGCGATTGCCGCGTTGGCCGAGGCCGGTTGGATTCATGGCGACATCAAACCGGCCAACGTGCTGCTATCGCCCCGCGGTCACGCCACACTGATCGATCTGGGATTTGCACGCCGGCCCGACGAAGAACGTTGTGCCGCCGATCGGCCTGTACTGGGCACGACTTCGTACATGGCGCCCGAGGTGTTCAGCTCAAGGCTCCAGGCGGATGAACGCAGCGATCTCTACAGCCTGGGTGTGACACTCTACGAGCTGTTGGCGGGCCGGTTGCCATTTCCGGGCGAATCGGCCGAACAGGTCGTCGCTTGCCAGCGTGGGGTCGCACCGACTTCGTTGCGATCGATCGCCTCGAATGTTCCTGCGGCGGCAGCGGAATTGATTCACGCCTTGCTTGCAAAGGAACCACTGCGGCGACCGCAAACCGCGCGCGAAGTGGCAGACCGGCTGGCTTCCCTGGAAATCGAAACCTTGCTCGACGGCCGACTGAGTTCGAGCCCGACTACGGCGACGCCCCGCGCGACGTCCGGAGCGGTTCGCGGTCCTCATCTGCAGGAAGCCGCCAACCTTGCCGGTTACGATGGCAGCTTCGCGCCCCGGTAG
- a CDS encoding ABC transporter permease has protein sequence MRTLARLFKAHESGLIVAILAVLLGTVLLDSERVYWHEPLSSLHDVSRHASLLGIFALGSAIVIISGGIDLSAGSVIAFSGTICGALMLAMAPEQMQRAEPVGPAVIIVAVLGTLIVGFLIGSLHAWLISAVGLPPFVATLATLVGLRSLGRALAEKVTESFAGARSTQIQIFDPQFRSLATNVWIPVAIFAVLAVLAALLLSRTVVGRHLYALGGNEEAARLSGIRTDQLKWLAYCIGALCSSLAGVLYIADQSVADPQTLGRAYELNAIAAAVVGGCSLQGGVGTVFGVVLGCVFLRVVVDSIAKIINSGAEVYEGLIVGLLVVVAVAFNNWRAMIAARQRLFPGALGIVATVALVLLIGAVATIVFRLQVGVGAGLAALALLVGLQVLERRLTRTAR, from the coding sequence ATGCGTACTTTGGCCAGACTGTTCAAGGCCCATGAATCGGGCCTGATCGTGGCGATCCTGGCCGTGTTGCTGGGGACGGTGCTGCTCGATTCAGAGCGCGTGTATTGGCACGAGCCGCTCTCGAGCCTACACGACGTTTCGCGTCACGCGTCGTTGCTGGGCATCTTTGCCCTGGGCAGTGCCATCGTCATCATCTCGGGCGGCATCGACTTGTCGGCCGGTTCGGTGATCGCCTTTAGCGGTACGATCTGCGGCGCTCTGATGCTGGCGATGGCTCCCGAGCAAATGCAGCGGGCCGAGCCGGTTGGCCCTGCGGTGATCATCGTCGCGGTGCTGGGCACGCTGATCGTGGGTTTTCTGATCGGCAGTCTCCACGCGTGGCTCATTTCGGCCGTCGGATTGCCGCCCTTTGTGGCGACGTTGGCCACGCTGGTGGGGCTGCGCAGCCTGGGCCGGGCGTTGGCCGAAAAAGTCACCGAGTCGTTTGCCGGCGCGCGCAGCACGCAGATCCAGATTTTCGATCCGCAGTTCCGGTCGTTGGCTACGAACGTCTGGATTCCAGTGGCGATTTTTGCCGTGCTGGCCGTGCTCGCGGCGCTGCTGCTGAGCCGCACGGTGGTGGGCCGCCACCTCTATGCGTTGGGCGGCAATGAAGAGGCCGCGCGGCTCAGCGGCATTCGCACCGACCAGTTGAAGTGGCTGGCCTACTGCATCGGCGCGCTTTGTTCGTCGCTGGCCGGGGTACTTTATATCGCCGACCAGAGCGTCGCCGACCCCCAAACCCTGGGACGCGCGTACGAACTCAACGCGATCGCCGCGGCCGTCGTCGGCGGCTGCAGCCTGCAGGGCGGCGTAGGCACCGTGTTCGGTGTGGTGTTGGGCTGCGTGTTCTTACGCGTCGTGGTCGATAGCATCGCCAAGATCATCAACAGCGGCGCCGAGGTGTACGAGGGCCTGATCGTCGGCCTGCTCGTAGTGGTCGCCGTCGCATTCAACAACTGGCGGGCGATGATCGCTGCCCGGCAGCGTCTGTTCCCGGGGGCGTTGGGCATCGTGGCCACCGTGGCGCTGGTGCTGCTCATCGGCGCCGTGGCGACGATCGTGTTTCGCCTGCAAGTGGGCGTCGGCGCGGGGCTCGCGGCGCTGGCGCTGCTGGTCGGGTTGCAGGTGCTCGAACGCCGGTTGACGCGCACGGCCCGATAG
- a CDS encoding FAD-binding protein: MIALRLPKLIDELRELLGRERVLANHAELLVYECDGFVIEKNCPDAVVFPASTAEVSAIVKLCNEYDVPFLPRGAGTSLAGGCLPVDGGVMIVLTKMNRILDIQLRDRYAIVEPGVVNVWLTQKLKGTGYHYAPDPSSQGACTIGGNVATNSGGPHTLKYGVTVNHVLGVECVLADGSIVQLGGPAEDAAGLDMPGIMVGSEGTLAIATRVWVRLTRDPQGYRTMLGVFDSVTDATNAISAIIAAGIIPAALEMMDQGILEAVEAAFHFGFPLDAQAILLIEVDGLEAGLDQQRDRISSLCMSNGAREVRQAETIQQRQLLWKSRKQAFGAVGRLSPSYCTQDGVVPRTKLPEILATISEIGRRHAIRIVNVFHAGDGNLHPILLFDERDEDQVRRVLAASEEILEACIACGGSVTGEHGIGVEKLNFMPKLFTADDLATMERLRQAFNPLGRLSPKKMLPTAGACGMEQMHPGRRAAV; the protein is encoded by the coding sequence ATGATTGCCCTGCGTCTGCCGAAGCTGATCGACGAGTTGCGTGAATTGTTGGGCCGCGAGCGCGTGCTGGCGAACCATGCCGAGCTGTTGGTCTACGAGTGCGACGGCTTCGTGATCGAAAAGAATTGCCCGGACGCCGTGGTGTTTCCGGCCAGCACCGCGGAAGTCTCTGCGATTGTGAAGCTTTGCAACGAATACGACGTGCCGTTTCTGCCCCGGGGCGCCGGCACCAGCCTCGCCGGAGGCTGTCTGCCGGTCGACGGCGGGGTGATGATCGTGCTCACGAAGATGAACCGCATCCTCGACATTCAACTGCGCGACCGGTACGCAATCGTCGAACCCGGCGTGGTCAACGTATGGCTGACGCAGAAGCTCAAGGGCACGGGCTACCACTATGCCCCCGATCCCTCGAGCCAGGGTGCCTGCACGATCGGCGGTAATGTCGCCACGAACTCCGGCGGACCGCACACGCTCAAATACGGCGTGACCGTCAATCACGTGCTGGGGGTCGAATGCGTGCTGGCCGACGGATCGATCGTCCAGTTGGGCGGGCCAGCCGAAGACGCCGCGGGACTCGACATGCCAGGCATCATGGTCGGCAGCGAAGGCACCTTGGCCATCGCGACCCGGGTCTGGGTGCGCTTGACCCGCGATCCGCAAGGCTATCGCACGATGCTTGGCGTGTTCGACAGCGTGACCGACGCGACAAACGCCATTAGCGCGATCATCGCGGCGGGGATCATTCCGGCGGCACTCGAAATGATGGACCAGGGCATCCTCGAAGCGGTCGAGGCCGCGTTTCATTTCGGGTTTCCGCTCGATGCCCAGGCGATTTTGCTGATCGAGGTCGACGGGCTCGAAGCGGGCCTCGACCAGCAGCGCGACCGGATCAGCTCGCTGTGCATGAGCAACGGCGCGCGCGAAGTACGCCAGGCCGAAACGATCCAACAGCGCCAACTGCTGTGGAAATCGCGGAAACAGGCCTTCGGAGCCGTTGGTCGGCTGAGCCCGAGCTATTGCACGCAAGACGGCGTCGTGCCGCGGACGAAGCTGCCGGAAATCCTGGCCACGATCAGCGAAATCGGCCGCCGCCACGCCATCCGGATCGTCAACGTGTTCCACGCGGGCGACGGCAACTTGCATCCCATCTTGTTGTTCGACGAGCGCGACGAGGACCAGGTGCGCCGCGTGCTCGCGGCCAGCGAGGAAATCCTCGAGGCTTGCATCGCCTGTGGTGGCAGCGTCACCGGCGAGCACGGCATCGGCGTCGAAAAGCTCAATTTCATGCCCAAATTGTTCACGGCCGATGACCTGGCGACGATGGAGCGACTGCGCCAGGCCTTCAATCCGCTCGGCCGCCTGAGCCCCAAGAAGATGCTGCCCACGGCCGGAGCATGTGGCATGGAGCAGATGCATCCAGGCCGGCGCGCGGCCGTTTAA